A section of the Devosia rhizoryzae genome encodes:
- a CDS encoding GntR family transcriptional regulator — protein MFPIDAASIDKSLPVPVGTQLHGLLSYALAFGNIPYGTKLQSVRQLAAELGIAPMTVSQVYQQLRDEGLIEMRAGLGAFTAGDPRKGVDNSQPINALRGDIDAILAKAEALGVSPMALVSMISARAQMRRPSVGLDIIFVCIFEGPGRDYLEQVRAVLPAGDEIKLVTIDALRKDQETLAACHAADIVLTFSHREAEVRALLGQGEVVGLRMLPSQGTRRSLAGLDSRSRVAAVTHFQEYIAIMRPSVREFAPHVSDIRVTWSSAPDLKDIISGCDAVIYASGADHVAELVGPDVQCFEYRHAVDPGGLDTILTPRLTELRHVKGRSTELKIA, from the coding sequence GTGTTTCCCATTGACGCTGCCAGCATCGACAAGTCCTTGCCCGTGCCCGTTGGCACGCAGCTGCATGGTCTTTTGAGCTACGCGCTGGCCTTCGGGAACATTCCATACGGCACCAAGCTGCAATCGGTGCGCCAGCTCGCAGCAGAGCTCGGCATCGCGCCGATGACGGTCAGCCAGGTCTATCAGCAGCTGCGCGACGAGGGCCTGATCGAGATGCGCGCCGGGCTCGGCGCCTTTACTGCAGGCGATCCGCGCAAGGGCGTCGACAATTCGCAGCCGATCAATGCCCTGCGCGGTGACATCGACGCTATCCTCGCCAAGGCCGAGGCGCTGGGCGTATCGCCAATGGCGCTCGTGTCCATGATCAGCGCCCGCGCCCAGATGCGCCGGCCTTCGGTGGGCCTCGACATCATTTTCGTCTGCATTTTCGAAGGACCCGGCCGCGATTACCTCGAGCAGGTACGCGCCGTGCTCCCCGCCGGCGACGAGATCAAGCTCGTCACCATCGATGCATTGCGCAAGGATCAGGAAACGCTCGCCGCCTGCCATGCCGCCGACATCGTCCTGACCTTCAGCCATCGCGAAGCCGAAGTGCGCGCGCTGCTGGGGCAGGGGGAGGTGGTGGGCCTTCGCATGCTGCCTTCGCAGGGCACGCGCCGGAGCCTTGCCGGCCTCGACTCGCGCTCCCGGGTCGCGGCGGTCACGCACTTCCAGGAATATATCGCCATCATGCGCCCCAGCGTGCGCGAATTCGCACCGCACGTTTCGGACATCCGCGTCACCTGGTCATCCGCACCGGATCTTAAAGACATCATCAGCGGCTGCGACGCCGTCATCTACGCCTCGGGCGCCGACCATGTGGCCGAACTCGTCGGTCCGGACGTGCAGTGTTTCGAATACCGGCACGCCGTCGATCCGGGTGGGCTCGACACCATTTTGACGCCGCGCCTCACCGAACTGCGCCACGTCAAGGGGCGCTCGACAGAACTCAAGATCGCCTGA
- a CDS encoding aldo/keto reductase codes for MDYVNLGRTGLKISRLGLGCMTFGSPNWAPWVLDEAASTPIIHKALELGINLFDMADMYSAGESETVVARALAHVPRHNLVLATKLYNPMSQDPNDRGLSRKHVFEAVDGSLKRLGTDYIDLYQLHRFDYETPLEETLDALNDVVRAGKVRYLGASSMHAWQFMKALGLQRAHGWAPFVSMQPHYNLMYREEEREMIPLCRSEGVGVIPWSPLARGRLAGRGADASTRSQTDKTAGALYDRSAEQDEAVVAAVRQVAERHDRPLAQIAYAWVASRSGITAPLVGISKLHQFDDAVAALDIKLSDEDVAAMEAPYHPKPVAGHQ; via the coding sequence ATGGACTATGTCAACCTCGGCCGAACCGGCCTCAAGATTTCTCGGCTCGGGCTTGGCTGCATGACCTTTGGTTCGCCGAACTGGGCGCCCTGGGTGCTGGACGAAGCGGCTTCGACGCCGATCATCCACAAGGCGCTGGAGCTGGGGATCAATCTCTTCGACATGGCCGACATGTACTCGGCCGGCGAAAGCGAGACTGTAGTTGCCCGAGCTCTCGCGCATGTGCCGCGCCACAATCTGGTGCTGGCGACCAAGCTCTATAACCCCATGAGCCAGGATCCCAACGATCGTGGCCTTTCGCGCAAGCATGTTTTCGAGGCCGTCGACGGCAGCCTCAAGCGCCTCGGCACCGACTATATCGACCTCTATCAGCTCCATCGCTTCGACTACGAGACGCCGCTCGAGGAAACGCTGGATGCCCTCAACGACGTGGTTCGCGCCGGCAAGGTGCGTTATCTCGGCGCCTCCTCCATGCATGCCTGGCAGTTCATGAAGGCGCTGGGCCTGCAGCGCGCCCATGGCTGGGCGCCGTTCGTCTCCATGCAGCCGCACTACAACCTGATGTATCGCGAAGAAGAGCGCGAAATGATCCCGCTTTGCCGCTCAGAAGGCGTCGGCGTCATTCCCTGGAGCCCGCTGGCCCGCGGACGCCTTGCTGGGCGCGGGGCGGATGCCTCGACCCGCTCGCAGACCGACAAGACCGCCGGCGCGCTTTATGACCGATCGGCAGAGCAGGATGAGGCGGTGGTCGCCGCCGTGCGCCAGGTGGCCGAACGGCATGACCGGCCATTGGCGCAGATCGCCTATGCCTGGGTCGCCAGCCGTTCAGGCATCACCGCGCCGCTGGTGGGTATTTCCAAGCTTCATCAATTCGACGACGCCGTTGCCGCCCTCGACATCAAGCTCAGTGATGAGGACGTGGCGGCGATGGAAGCGCCCTACCATCCAAAGCCGGTCGCCGGTCACCAGTAA
- a CDS encoding M24 family metallopeptidase, with amino-acid sequence MSFSQRLSAAYYAALHRDIRARMAETGVDVLLLDSNDDVIYTTGFSHYTTERPVVFAMTQQNAYLLVPELERHHATEQHTAAELVVYFEFPGRDRPFAVLGRTLGDIKGVVAHSPGISLARAPQIEAAFPNATVRASGIVGHMRLAKRPEELVLQREAARISDSMVSAGVALIAEALRNNTQMPTEIDIESHIIRHALDTMYREHEDIMLVQGTAGGLVYSGKRSAFPHGMPSGHQPQRGESMILSLGCRVGGRAAESERTFILGEPTKEQEWFYTTAQQAQEIGTAGLVAGATCASADDRALDFIRDAGMGPYCLHRVGHGMGVMFHEPPWVEGGDDTILVPGMVCSSEPALYVPGLGGFRLADTVLVTQDGPESLTQFPRKLDEIIIA; translated from the coding sequence ATGAGCTTCTCACAGCGGCTGAGCGCCGCCTATTACGCCGCGCTCCACCGCGACATTCGCGCACGGATGGCCGAAACCGGCGTCGACGTGCTGCTGCTCGATAGCAATGACGACGTCATCTATACGACGGGCTTTTCCCACTACACGACCGAGCGTCCGGTGGTGTTCGCGATGACGCAGCAGAATGCCTATCTCCTGGTGCCCGAACTCGAGCGCCACCACGCCACCGAGCAGCACACCGCCGCCGAACTCGTGGTCTATTTCGAATTTCCCGGCCGGGACCGCCCCTTTGCCGTTCTCGGCCGCACCCTAGGCGACATCAAGGGCGTCGTAGCTCATTCGCCCGGCATTTCGCTTGCCCGCGCGCCGCAGATCGAGGCCGCTTTCCCCAATGCCACGGTTCGCGCTTCGGGCATCGTCGGCCACATGCGCCTCGCCAAGCGCCCCGAAGAGCTAGTGCTGCAGCGCGAAGCAGCGCGCATCTCCGACTCCATGGTTAGCGCCGGCGTCGCCCTGATCGCCGAGGCCCTTCGCAACAACACGCAGATGCCGACCGAGATCGATATCGAGTCGCACATCATCCGCCATGCGCTCGACACCATGTATCGCGAGCACGAAGACATCATGCTGGTGCAGGGTACCGCCGGTGGCCTCGTTTATTCCGGCAAGCGTTCGGCATTCCCCCATGGCATGCCGTCGGGCCATCAGCCGCAGCGCGGCGAAAGCATGATCTTGTCGCTCGGCTGCCGGGTAGGGGGACGCGCGGCTGAAAGCGAGCGCACCTTCATTCTTGGCGAGCCCACCAAAGAACAGGAATGGTTTTACACCACCGCCCAGCAGGCACAGGAAATTGGCACCGCCGGCCTCGTCGCCGGAGCCACCTGCGCCTCGGCCGATGATCGCGCCCTCGATTTCATCCGCGACGCCGGCATGGGTCCCTACTGCCTCCATCGCGTCGGCCACGGCATGGGCGTCATGTTCCATGAACCGCCATGGGTCGAAGGCGGCGACGACACGATCCTCGTACCCGGCATGGTCTGCTCCTCCGAGCCCGCCCTTTATGTGCCCGGCCTCGGTGGCTTCCGCCTTGCCGATACCGTGCTCGTCACCCAGGACGGGCCGGAAAGCCTCACCCAGTTTCCGCGCAAGCTCGACGAGATCATCATTGCCTGA
- a CDS encoding ABC transporter substrate-binding protein: protein MKTFLLTTSAIVALNFMPLQAAVAQDADTLVIGADVDAGTLDPRLTRDSTASRTADLIYSGLVHITPALEPVPDLAESWENPDPTTFIFKLRPDLTFSDGSPLTADDVVYTYTTLVNPDFNAPQRALYSPISAVEAVDPQTVKFTLSAPYAPLLSYLDIGIVPKALVEGGTDIGLNPVGAGPMKMVSWNRGSEIVLEANDSYWRGAPEIENVTIKIIGDNSARAQAFEAGDLDVIQSPLSPQDIERLSADDRFGNVITAGLGINYLNFNTKDPLLADPKMRQAFAKLVDQDTIVNDIYQGVDQVAHSIILPSSWAFSDTISQPTFDIEGAMADFAALGWTDSNGDGVLDKDGQDLAITLATHSEDPNRVQTVEYLQAIFESAGVKATAQITDWPSFSTNYVQQGLHQIAVLGWLNIVDPDRLMFAQFTTDGPTNWGGYSNPEVDTLLQEGRSTLDQAQRATAYQAAATILAEELPYYVVSAQGYQLFYSKDIPVEVQGTPRGNLRGLIGFTD from the coding sequence ATGAAAACTTTTCTTTTGACCACCAGCGCCATCGTCGCGCTGAACTTCATGCCGCTGCAGGCGGCCGTTGCGCAGGATGCCGATACGCTCGTGATCGGCGCCGACGTCGATGCCGGTACGCTCGATCCGCGCCTCACGCGTGACTCGACCGCTTCGCGCACCGCCGACCTCATCTATTCGGGCCTCGTGCACATCACGCCCGCGCTCGAGCCGGTGCCGGACCTGGCCGAAAGCTGGGAAAATCCCGATCCGACCACGTTCATCTTCAAGCTCCGTCCAGACCTCACCTTCTCGGACGGCAGCCCGCTGACCGCCGACGACGTCGTTTATACCTACACCACCCTGGTCAACCCCGATTTCAACGCCCCACAGCGCGCGCTTTATAGCCCGATCAGCGCCGTGGAAGCCGTTGACCCGCAGACCGTCAAGTTCACGCTGAGCGCGCCCTATGCACCGCTCCTTAGCTACCTCGATATCGGCATCGTGCCCAAGGCACTGGTCGAAGGCGGCACCGATATCGGTCTCAACCCGGTCGGCGCCGGCCCGATGAAGATGGTGTCGTGGAACCGCGGCAGCGAAATCGTGCTCGAAGCCAATGACAGCTACTGGCGCGGCGCTCCCGAGATCGAGAACGTCACCATCAAGATCATCGGCGACAACTCGGCTCGCGCCCAGGCTTTCGAAGCCGGCGACCTCGACGTGATCCAGTCGCCGTTGTCGCCGCAGGACATCGAGCGTCTCTCCGCTGACGACCGCTTCGGCAATGTCATTACCGCGGGCCTCGGCATCAACTACCTCAACTTCAACACCAAGGATCCGCTGCTCGCCGATCCCAAGATGCGCCAGGCCTTTGCCAAGCTCGTCGACCAGGACACCATCGTCAACGACATCTACCAGGGTGTCGACCAGGTCGCGCATTCGATCATCCTGCCCTCGTCCTGGGCGTTTTCGGACACGATCTCGCAGCCGACCTTCGACATCGAAGGCGCCATGGCCGATTTTGCAGCGCTCGGCTGGACCGACAGCAATGGCGACGGCGTGCTCGACAAGGACGGCCAGGACCTGGCCATCACGCTTGCCACGCATAGCGAAGATCCCAACCGCGTCCAGACCGTCGAATACCTGCAGGCCATCTTCGAATCTGCTGGTGTCAAGGCAACCGCGCAGATCACCGATTGGCCGTCCTTCTCTACCAATTACGTGCAGCAGGGTCTGCACCAGATCGCCGTGCTCGGCTGGCTCAACATCGTCGATCCCGATCGCCTGATGTTTGCCCAGTTCACCACGGACGGTCCGACCAACTGGGGTGGCTATTCCAACCCGGAAGTCGACACCCTGCTCCAGGAAGGCCGCTCGACCCTTGATCAGGCTCAGCGCGCGACTGCCTATCAGGCTGCCGCAACCATTCTCGCGGAAGAACTGCCATACTACGTGGTTTCGGCCCAGGGCTACCAGCTGTTCTACTCCAAGGACATCCCGGTTGAAGTCCAGGGCACGCCCCGTGGCAACCTGCGTGGCCTGATCGGTTTCACCGACTGA
- a CDS encoding ABC transporter permease, with amino-acid sequence MLAYVVRRLLLLIPMAIGMVVVTFGLLLLIPGDPAAVLLGQDATPEAITNLRNTLRLNDPWFIRLWDYFAALLQGDMGRSIFQNQPVATIIAGRLGATIELAVVALILATLIGLTLGVLAAIRQGSWIDTITMLFAQIGVSMPVYWLGLLLMLLFAVQLGWLPAIGRGVPLHEALFAALTGRPQVLWDSLTHMALPALALAANSAAIISRLVRASMLEVLREDFVRTAYAKGLRKGRVVVRHALRNALLPVLSVIGLRFGALLGGAVITESIFAWPGLGQLTIAAISQRDLPLIQGIVLTFAIVYALVNLVVDLLYAAVDPRIRLG; translated from the coding sequence ATGCTAGCCTATGTCGTTCGCCGGCTGTTGCTGCTGATCCCCATGGCCATCGGCATGGTCGTGGTCACCTTTGGCCTGCTGCTGCTGATCCCCGGCGATCCTGCTGCGGTGCTGCTCGGCCAGGACGCGACGCCGGAGGCCATCACCAATCTGCGCAATACGCTGAGGCTCAACGATCCCTGGTTCATCCGCCTCTGGGACTATTTCGCTGCGCTCCTGCAAGGCGACATGGGCCGTTCGATCTTCCAGAACCAGCCGGTCGCCACAATTATTGCCGGCCGTCTAGGCGCGACGATCGAACTTGCCGTGGTTGCGTTGATCCTTGCGACCCTCATCGGGCTGACCCTCGGCGTTCTCGCGGCCATCCGGCAGGGGTCGTGGATCGATACGATCACCATGCTTTTTGCGCAGATCGGCGTTTCCATGCCGGTTTACTGGCTGGGCCTGCTGCTGATGCTGCTCTTCGCGGTACAGCTGGGTTGGCTGCCGGCCATCGGACGCGGCGTCCCGCTGCATGAGGCACTGTTTGCCGCCCTGACCGGTCGCCCGCAGGTCTTGTGGGACTCGCTGACCCATATGGCCCTCCCGGCGCTGGCGCTTGCCGCCAACTCGGCCGCCATCATCTCCCGCCTCGTGCGCGCCTCCATGCTCGAAGTGCTGCGCGAGGACTTCGTCCGCACCGCCTATGCCAAGGGTCTGCGCAAGGGCCGGGTGGTGGTGCGCCACGCGCTGCGCAATGCGCTGCTGCCGGTCTTGAGCGTCATCGGCCTGCGCTTCGGCGCGCTTTTGGGTGGCGCGGTAATCACCGAATCCATCTTTGCCTGGCCCGGCCTCGGCCAGCTGACGATCGCCGCCATTTCGCAGCGCGACCTGCCGCTGATCCAGGGCATCGTTTTGACCTTCGCCATCGTCTACGCCCTGGTCAATCTGGTGGTCGACCTTCTTTACGCCGCGGTCGATCCGCGCATCCGGCTCGGGTGA